The following are encoded together in the Pungitius pungitius chromosome 7, fPunPun2.1, whole genome shotgun sequence genome:
- the ak4 gene encoding adenylate kinase 4, mitochondrial, with the protein MAKLFRAAIMGPPGSGKGTISRRIAQSFGLQYLSSGHYLRESIAANTEAGAQVRTYVERSMLVPDHVMTSLMLPRLEQLIDQSWLLDGFPRTLSQANAMNNLCQLDMVISLNIPFETLKERLSARWIHQASGRVYNMGFNPPRVQGKDDITGEPLIQHDDDKPEALMARLRHYKDVAKPVIDLYKSQGILHSFSGTDTDRIWPYINSLLSTKMHTQPSGYVQTQRP; encoded by the exons ATGGCCAAGTTGTTCCGAGCGGCTATCATGGGTCCACCGGGATCGGGGAAAGGAACGATATCCAGGCGGATTGCACAAAGCTTTGGCCTGCAGTATCTGTCCAGCGGCCACTACCTAAGAGAGAGCATAGCGGCGAATACAG AGGCAGGTGCGCAGGTGAGGACCTACGTAGAAAGAAGCATGTTGGTGCCTGACCATGTGATGACCAGCCTGATGCTGCCCAGACTGGAACAGCTGATTGACCAAAGCTGGCTGCTGGATG GTTTCCCCCGCACTCTGTCGCAGGCCAACGCCATGAACAACCTGTGCCAGCTGGACATGGTCATCAGCCTCAACATCCCCTTCGAGACTCTGAAGGAGAGATTGAGCGCCCGCTGGATCCATCAAGCCAGTGGGCGGGTCTACAACATGGGCTTCAACCCACCCCGAGTGCAG GGTAAGGATGACATCACTGGGGAGCCACTGATTCAGCACGATGATGACAAACCCGAAGCCCTGATGGCCAGACTGAGACACTACAAAGATGTCGCCAAGCCCGTCATAGACCTGTACAA gTCACAAGGAATCCTGCACTCGTTCTCTGGTACAGACACGGACCGTATTTGGCCTTATATAAATTCCCTCCTCAGCACCAAGATGCACACACAGCCATCAGGTTACGTTCAAACCCAGAGACCCTGA